The following are encoded in a window of Lacinutrix sp. WUR7 genomic DNA:
- a CDS encoding DUF4835 family protein, whose protein sequence is MRNILLVLIMCISFAGFSQELNCNVVVNAQLTGNENLQIFKTLEKQLNEFVNQTEWTKKKFGPQELIECSIVINVTGQSNDLFNASIQVQSARPVYGSTYTTPVYNINDKDFSFKYLEFQNLIYNSNQFESNLVSVLAFHIHMILGLDADTFKLRGGETYFKQAQNIVNYSQQENFKGWKLEDGLQSRFILVDNILSPTYKDFREVLYNYHRKGLDIMSESDKEAKTQIANAIIQMDAVHRQRPNSYLSRTFFDAKADEIEQIFSGGPNVDISKLMGILNKVAPMHSSKWRNIKF, encoded by the coding sequence ATGCGTAACATACTATTAGTTCTTATAATGTGTATTAGTTTTGCAGGATTTTCGCAAGAATTAAACTGTAATGTAGTAGTAAATGCACAGCTTACAGGTAATGAAAACTTGCAAATATTTAAAACACTAGAAAAGCAACTTAACGAATTTGTAAATCAAACCGAGTGGACTAAGAAAAAATTTGGACCACAAGAACTTATAGAATGTAGTATTGTTATTAATGTTACAGGACAAAGTAATGATTTATTTAACGCATCGATACAAGTACAATCTGCAAGACCTGTTTATGGTTCTACATATACCACTCCTGTTTATAATATCAACGATAAAGATTTTTCTTTTAAATATTTAGAATTTCAAAATCTTATTTATAATTCCAATCAGTTTGAATCTAATTTAGTTTCTGTATTAGCATTTCATATACATATGATTTTAGGGTTGGATGCAGATACTTTTAAATTAAGAGGAGGAGAAACCTATTTTAAACAAGCACAAAATATTGTAAACTATTCGCAACAAGAAAACTTTAAAGGTTGGAAATTAGAGGATGGTTTACAAAGTAGATTTATTTTAGTAGATAATATTCTATCCCCAACCTACAAAGATTTTAGAGAGGTTTTATACAATTACCATAGAAAAGGATTAGATATTATGAGTGAAAGCGATAAGGAAGCTAAAACTCAAATAGCAAATGCAATTATACAAATGGATGCGGTACACAGACAAAGACCAAATTCATACCTATCTCGTACTTTCTTTGATGCAAAAGCAGATGAAATTGAACAAATTTTTTCTGGAGGACCAAATGTAGATATAAGTAAATTAATGGGAATATTAAATAAAGTGGCGCCAATGCATTCTAGTAAATGGCGAAATATTAAGTTCTAA
- the coaBC gene encoding bifunctional phosphopantothenoylcysteine decarboxylase/phosphopantothenate--cysteine ligase CoaBC, with the protein MSILSGKNILLGVTAGIAAYKTASLVRLFIKAGADVKVVMTPASKDFVTPLTLATLSKNPVHYSFTNEEEDNGVWNNHVELGLWADYFIVAPATANTMSKMANGVCDNLLLATYLSAKCPVYFAPAMDLDMYKHPSSLASFKKLESYNNIIIPATSGELASGLIGEGRMAEPEEIVSFLENDILNTLPLRNKKVMLTAGPTYEAIDPVRFIGNHSSGKMGFELAKAAANLGAEVILITGPTHQKVAHSSIQVVPVISAQDMYDAAHQYFKNMDIAILSAAVADYKPKNVATQKIKKKDTTLTLELEKTKDILASLGQIKEKQFLVGFALETNNELENAKGKLKKKNLNLIVLNSLNDKGAGFKKETNKVTLIDVKENITEYALKSKAEVAIDIFNQIIKQIHA; encoded by the coding sequence ATGTCTATACTAAGTGGCAAAAACATACTATTAGGCGTAACTGCTGGTATTGCTGCTTACAAAACAGCATCACTAGTAAGGTTATTTATTAAAGCTGGAGCAGACGTAAAAGTTGTAATGACTCCAGCTAGTAAAGACTTTGTAACGCCTTTAACCTTAGCAACACTTTCTAAAAATCCAGTACATTATTCTTTTACAAATGAAGAAGAAGATAATGGTGTTTGGAACAACCACGTAGAACTTGGGCTTTGGGCAGATTACTTTATTGTAGCGCCAGCTACAGCAAATACCATGTCTAAAATGGCAAATGGTGTTTGCGATAATTTACTTTTAGCGACTTATCTTTCGGCTAAATGTCCTGTTTATTTTGCTCCTGCAATGGATTTAGATATGTATAAGCATCCATCTTCATTAGCATCCTTTAAAAAACTAGAATCTTATAATAACATAATTATTCCTGCAACAAGTGGGGAACTTGCTAGTGGTTTAATTGGTGAAGGTAGAATGGCAGAACCAGAAGAGATTGTTTCTTTTTTAGAAAATGATATTTTAAATACTCTTCCGCTACGGAATAAAAAAGTGATGTTAACAGCAGGGCCAACATACGAAGCAATAGATCCGGTTCGATTTATTGGTAATCACTCCTCTGGTAAAATGGGGTTTGAGCTGGCAAAAGCAGCTGCTAATTTAGGTGCTGAGGTTATCTTAATCACGGGACCAACACATCAAAAAGTAGCACACAGTTCCATACAAGTCGTTCCTGTAATTAGCGCTCAAGATATGTATGACGCAGCACATCAATATTTTAAAAATATGGATATTGCCATACTTTCTGCTGCAGTTGCAGATTATAAACCTAAAAATGTTGCAACGCAGAAAATAAAAAAGAAGGATACTACGTTAACCTTAGAGCTAGAAAAAACAAAAGACATATTAGCATCTTTAGGGCAAATAAAAGAAAAACAATTTCTGGTAGGCTTTGCATTAGAGACTAATAATGAGCTTGAAAATGCAAAAGGAAAACTAAAAAAGAAGAATTTAAACTTAATTGTCTTAAATTCGTTAAACGATAAAGGAGCTGGTTTTAAAAAGGAAACCAATAAAGTAACGCTTATTGATGTAAAGGAGAATATTACGGAATACGCTCTTAAATCGAAAGCTGAAGTAGCAATAGATATTTTTAACCAAATTATAAAACAAATACATGCGTAA
- a CDS encoding DNA-directed RNA polymerase subunit omega translates to MDLKKIDAPTSTTTYNRNEVDAATGNIYESISIISKRAEQINSEIKKELIEKLEEFATYNDSLEEIFENKEQIEVSKFYERLPKPHALAVKEWLDNKIYYRNTEEDNQ, encoded by the coding sequence ATGGATTTAAAGAAGATTGATGCACCTACAAGTACAACAACGTACAATAGAAATGAAGTTGATGCTGCTACAGGGAACATCTATGAGTCTATTTCAATTATCTCTAAAAGAGCAGAACAAATAAATTCTGAAATTAAAAAAGAGCTAATTGAAAAATTAGAAGAGTTTGCAACTTACAACGATAGTTTAGAAGAGATCTTTGAAAACAAAGAGCAAATTGAAGTGTCTAAATTCTATGAAAGATTACCTAAACCACACGCTTTAGCAGTTAAAGAATGGTTAGATAATAAAATTTACTATAGAAATACAGAAGAAGACAACCAGTAA